The Phaseolus vulgaris cultivar G19833 chromosome 10, P. vulgaris v2.0, whole genome shotgun sequence DNA window tgaaggatctgctgttaatagaccacctatgttcaatggaatgaattatgcattttggaaagttagaatgagaatttttcatggaatctattgatgcattaatttgggaagctgtggtccatggaccttatgtgccaatgcaggttgtccaGGATGAAGAAAtggtaaagccaagatctgaatggaatgagaccgaaaggaggaaggctcaacatgatcttgtggccaagaacatcataacctctgcattaacaatggatgagttcttcaggatatcccaatgtaagtcagctaaggagatgtgggaagtcttagaagtcactcatgagggtactgaagatgtgaagaggtcaagaaaacattctctcatccaagaatatgaactgtttagaatgcaacccgaggagagcattgctgatgtgtaGAAAAGGTTCACttatattgtgaatcacctcactggcttgggaaaagaatttgacagagaggaactcaacataaagatattgaagtgcctcgacagaagctggcaaccaaaggtgactgccatatctgaaagccgtgatctgtcaaagttgggaattgttgcactgtttggaaagctaatggagcacgagctagagctcaagagactcaaagagcaggaaacaacagagagaaaacccaaaggtcttgcactgaaagcaactgaacagagcgagatcaaggaggaaaaagaagatgctaaagatgatgacacaatcaatcttcttacaaaaagattcagcaaattcctgaggaagaaaagcagagataggaaccagcagaaaagaaggtatcctaaaccaaatgattcaaattcctctaaatatacttgctttggctgtggcaaaacagggcatatcaaaaaaGATTttccagacaatcaaacaaaggacaaatctgccagtaagaaatttgaaaggaacaagggaagaagagcttacatctcatgggaggaaagtgaagtatcttcaaccagcagctcttcaacagaagatgaggaaaacaatctgtgcttcatgatgaaggatgaggagtcaatctctgattcagtaagtgatttcTCTGTGGATTCagataactatgatcaattgcttgtTGCTTTCaaggaaactcatgatgaagcaaataggctagctctaatatgcaataagctgcaaaaggtaaataatgtgcttgcacctaaagtaaaaacacttgaggaagaattgcataaagccaaaacagatttggtaagccttgaactaacatgcttgcatgcctctattaaaacctgtgaaaactgcaaaaaattggaaaaacaagtggagtatttgctgaaaaccctttccattttcaccaagggaagagaaaaccttgagtctctccttggctcacagaatgctgttttcaataaaaatggacttggttatacccctggaaatgtaaccaatgtcaaaaagctttcaagtttttttgttctaGCAAAAccagttttttcagcttttaacagtggcaaaaaggcatctcatgtaacctgtttttactgcatgaaatttggtcatacatctaggtcttgcattgctagaaagcatcttgttcctaagaacttagcaaaatggctaccaaagagaaggttttaatatgtgttggaccctatactgaaaagggtaccatttgtatcatttttattctgttttgcagattggcagcaagaaaaatcagtggtacttagacagtggctgttccaagcatatgactggagatcttacaaagtttacTAGCTTGAAggtcaaagcagaaggacatgtaacctatggtgataataaccgagggaggattttgggcagaggcactgttggaacagggaactcaacaaccattgagaatgtgctctatgtagaaggactcaagcatagtcttctcagcataagtcagctttgtgacaaaggatacaaagtgaattttaagtcaaaaggctgcacaatctcaagtaattcatctagtaaggtactgtttactggtaagagagtgaataacatttatctgttgaatatcatggaaactaactcttcataTGAGTgcttgctgtccagaagtgatgagtcttggctgtggcacaggaggACAACaagctttgtgatgcttgtgtgaaaggtttgccaaaagagtggaaaaccccaagagacttaacccttgataatgtcattgggaacattgagaaaggagtgtcaactagattttagctatgcaagaggaactgaatcaatttgctcttaatgaggtctggactcttgttcctagaacaCCTGAGATAAATATAATTGGAACAGAGTGGGTTTTcagaaacaaaatggatgagcacggggtgattaccagaaataaggctaggctagtagctaaagggtacaatcaagaagaagggatagactatgatgagacctatgcaccagtggctcggttagaagctgttagattgcTGCTTGCCTTCTCCTTCATCAAAGGGTACAAGCTggttcaaatggatgtgaagagtgcctctctaaatggttatataaatgaatagGTATTTatttcacaaccaccaggttttgaagaccatcaacatccagaatatgtgttcaaactcaaaaaggttctctatggactcaagcaagctcctaggcaatggtatgagaggctaagtgattttctcacctcacaaggctatgacagaggcacatcagataagaccttgttcattaagaagaaaggagatgactcaattctagtacaagtatatgtggatgatatcattTTTGGGTCAAataatggagaattgtgtgaaactttcgtgaaagtcatgaagagtgagtttgaaatgtcaatgatgggtgagttgaactattttctaggcttgcaggtcaaacaactcaaggatagcattttcttaagtcaagctaagtattgcaaggatctgctgaagaaatttgaaatggacaagtgtaaaccaatcagcacacccttctcaacaagctgtcatttggatcatgatgaagctggaatttctgttgatgaaaccaaatacagaggactcataggatcactattgtatctcactgccagcaggccagacataatgtttgcagtgtgcatgtgtgcaaggtttcaatctgctcctaaagattcacactacaatgctgtcaaaaagattttgaagtatttgcaaggaactaaagaagttggcttgtggtatccaggtaatatttcattaagtttaactggatattctgattcagattttgcaggttacaaaattgataggaaaagcacaagtggaacttgTCATTTGCTAGGATcgagcttgatctcatggcaatgcaaaaagcaggcttgtgtggctctctccactgctgaagcagaatacattgcagcagggagttgttgtgctcaaaccatatggctaagacagcaattaaatgattttggtatcttacttaaccatatacctctgctgtgtgataatacaagtgcaatcaacttaaccaaaaattctgtcatgcattcaagaaccaaacacattgaaattaggcatcattttctaagggaacacatatctaatggaacatgtgatattaagttcattggtactgatttacaacttgctgatttcttcacaaaaccattagccaaagataggtttaattttctgcttaatgaattgggtattataaatgtcaattgtgcctagcagtgaaaaattaaatctgtttattcgtaattgaatgtgtttattttctgtacTGATATGCATttatgactaggaaagagaaattttgatctttgactgcttgactgacctagtgggcattaacctctgtacctttgacggttttggtcatggttatgtaaccgatttgatggtttgggtgctcaataaaggTATGAATTgtgtgcatcgtgaccctaaatatttgctgcatattttcaaagattctctgcacaaattcagagcataaaatcttcatgcatatccactcataactgccgTATCAACCCATTCATTTTACTATAAATTTGTGTGAATATCTGCTACCCACATTAGCTACCTATTCTCTGTTCTCAACATTTGAAACTAGAGCAAAAttctggttcaaccatggcttcttcttcaaagaaacagaaaaataagggcaagcaaaccacctttcaaggtgtgctggaaggttggttcgctggaaatgaagaagcaatcaatgcctacattcacgagacaagcagaaagcagattaatatacccaaggtgctggatttcaactggctgaaatctgagaAACTGGAAGAAACAAGGGTTGTGTtaaagcaccagaaactgaaaaagttgttggaattaacgggtaacgtatatcctgacttggttaaggtgttttacactaacctcacattggatggaaagaatgttgtctcttatgtgaaagggaccaagatgaagatcacaagtgaggtgtgaaattctgtggctggaataaagtatgctggactgaaagtaggaaagggaaacaccagtggaatccaagaattcaacaagctgcaatactATAAAAgctgcatgaggaatcctacagagagtataaacag harbors:
- the LOC137815757 gene encoding uncharacterized mitochondrial protein AtMg00820-like, yielding MKDEESISDSVSDFSVDSDNYDQLLVAFKETHDEANRLALICNKLQKILAMQEELNQFALNEVWTLVPRTPEINIIGTEWVFRNKMDEHGVITRNKARLVAKGYNQEEGIDYDETYAPVARLEAVRLLLAFSFIKGYKLVQMDVKSASLNGYINE